A region of the Spirochaetaceae bacterium genome:
TACCGAAGTAGATGCCGATGAGTTAGCCAGAGTAGCTATTAGCGCTATGTTAAATAGTTTGGGCGACCCTTATAGCTTTTTTTTAGCCGAATCTTTGGCTACGCAATATAACGATTTAGTTACCGGCGAATTTGGTGGTTTAGGCATTACCATTACTAAAAATACCGATGGTTATGTTTATGTAGCCAGTACCGTTAGCGGCGCTCCGGCAGCTAGGGCCGGCATAATGACGGGCGACTACATTACCGCCGTTAATGGCGAAGATATTAGGCCGCTTACCAGTGATGAAGCCGTCCGGCGGCTGCGCGGGCCTCAAGGTACCAGCGTTACTATTAATGTACTGCGCGGTGAAATTAGGTTTGAGCTTAGCATAGTGCGCGAGATTATCGAGATAGAAAGTGTGCAAAGCGCTTTAATTGGCGATGATAACGAGATTGGTTATGTTAATATTTTAACTTTTACGCCGCGTACTCCCGATGCTATGCGTACGGCGGTAACAAGGTTAAGCAGTGAAGGGGCTAGAGCGTTTATTTTTGATGTGCGTAGTAATGGCGGCGGCAGTTATGAGGCGGTGGTGAGTATGGCTAACGATTTACTGGATAGCGGTACGATAGTTTCTATACAGGCGCGTAATAGCCGCCACAATCGGGTAGAGCAAGCTAATAGCCGTACAATTATCGATGTAAATGTACCCATAGTGGTCTTAATTAACGAAGGCAGCGCTAGTGCCAGCGAAATTTTTGCCGGAGCTTTACAGGATAATAACCGCGCCACCATTATTGGTAATACCAGCTTTGGTAAGGCGCAGGTACAAAGCTTATTTCCTTTAGTGAACGATTTTAGCCAAAGTTTTAAAATAACTACAGCTTTTTATTATACACCGGGCGGGGTCAATATTGATAATGAGGGTATTTCACCCGATATTTATATTGAGGGTATTTATTGGAACGATGAGGCGCAAAATAACTATGTGGCCTTAATGCTTTCGGAGCAGTTGGCTTATTTTAGAACTTTAGGCCGCTTAGCTACCGTAAGCGAACTAGATGGGTTAGTGGCCGTTATGCAAGCCGAAGGTAATATTTTACCGCCTATTTTTATTAAAAAAGTGGCCAGCGAGGTAGCGGCTTTAAGTATGCAAGATAACCGGCCTATCTTCTTTTTAGAATTTGATGAAGCTCTTCAAAAAGCCGTAGGCTTTTTAGAAAAGATAATAGTTAATAACTAATAGTTGGAAGAGGCAAAAGTTTTACTTTTGCTTTCATAAAAGCCGCTTGCTGCCAGCCTTAATTATTAATTTGTAGTTATTAGTTATTAACTAAGAGAAAGGAATAAGATGGATAACTCTGTAGTAAAACGTATAACTTTGTTAGGTGTACCCATCGATTTGGTACAGCGCGAAGCTATGCCAAAGGTGGTGCTGTCGTTACTGGTTAACGAGCAAAGCAATAAAATTGTTTTTTTAAATTTGCCCAAATTATTAGCGGCTAGAGGTAATGCCGAATTTAAAACCCAGTTAAACGAAGCGGCTTTAGTGCTGCCGGTGAGCAAAAGTTTAACGCACGGCATAAAATTACTGTACAACTTTAAGGCCGAACGTTATTTGCCTTACGATTATATTATCACCTTATTAACTTTACTGGAGCAAAAACGTAAATCGGTTTATTTACTGGGCGGTAGCAGTAAGGTTTTACAAAAGGCCGATAAAAATCTGCGCAGCAGTTACCCGCATTTATTATTTGTAGGGCGTTATAAAGGTTACTTTAAAAAGCAAGAACTTGGTTTAATTACAGAGGCTATCCGTAAAGCCTCGCCGACCTTACTTATTACGGCACGTGGTTTAAAAGGTAAAGAGCAATTTATCTTTCAGCAACAACACTCTTTTAAGCCCGGTATTTGTTTGTACTTGCCCGATTTTTTTGATGTAGTAGCCGGTAAAAAAGCTAAACCTAATCGTGAAGCCTTTCATAAAGGCAGCGATTGGCTAGGTAAATTAATTAAAAACCCGCTTCGTGTTATGTATATTTTTATTTTATTACGCTATCAGCTATTGTTAGTTTACTATCGCTTAGCCAAAAAGGAAGGTTAATTAATTTGTTTGCCTTACGTTTTTTAGCTTATTGGACATCACTAAGTGCCACACGCGGCTACTTAAACCAATGCCTTGCATTTTCCTTTATTTCGCTGGGTAACCTGCTGGCTTTTATTTATTTTACTAATGCATTAGGGTTAATTCCTAATTTAGTGCTGCTATTGCTGTTAAATTTTATTTTGTATCTTTTACTGGCCATTAGGCTAAAACTTTTAACCCGTAAAGTTAAGCAAAGTTATAAAAAAGGCGATTATCCCTCTAAAGCTTTTTTTAGTCTTACGGCGGTATTAATAGCCGGCCTGTTTTTAATAATACCGGGTATCGCCAGCTTTGTTTTGGCTTTGTTAATAGTTATTTTAGAGCGTCCGCTGGGCAAATTATTTAGCCACCTTTTTAAAATAGATTGGAAAGATGTTTACGAATATTTAAAACTTGGCAAAAGTGTAGACGACTAAACGGCCTTACCGGTAAATTTAGTGTTATTTTAAGTTATTTGTGGCTAAATATGAATTATCGTGTTACAATATAGTTAAAGTTTAAAGCGAGGTGTTAAATGGCAGCAAATAAGCAAAAAGATAACCCAGTAAGTGAACGTGAGTTTTTAATTACTACTAAATGTTACCGGCACTATAACTTAAAGCAAAGCTTTACCAGCGCTATTATGCTTAATAATCACCAAGCAGTTAAAGAATTTACGCAGGCCATTAATAGCTATAAAAATAAAGAGCAAAGTTATCAGGCCAGCAGTATTAATGCTATTAGTTTAATAGATGATATTTTTAATTATTTAATTTATTTTTACCTAAAGCAAAACGCAAGCAGCCTGCAGCAGCTTAATCACGAACTAAGCCGGCTTTTACCAACTTACAGCAGCCAGTTAAGCAGCTTTGTGAGCGAATTAAGCCCTTACGAGGTATTAAACGGTATACAGCCGCAGCTCTACCTTAGCGAAGACGAAGCCGCCGAGCAAATGCTGGCCGAGTTGGTGATTAACCATTTGACGGTTATTAATCCGGCTTGCCAGCCTTATAATGAGCTTTTTTACAGCCCGCTGGCTAAAAAACAAAGTAATAGGTTACTTATTACTTTGTTTAGTCAGCTTAATGATATTAATATTGATGAAGAAAACAGCCTCAATTTAATAAACGCTTTAAAAAAGCCGGCCCAGCTTTATCCTTATAGCCTTTATGAGCAACTAAATTATTTATATAAAATATACGGCCATATTTTGCCGGAAGGGCTGCTTAAAAGATTACTGCGCGGCCTCGATTTTATTAAAGAAGAAAGCAAAGCCTTTAGCGGCCATTTTAGCGGCGGTGATGTTAATATGGAGGCCTTAAATTATGGCGGCAGCTACTACGAGGCCGAAAATTTTACCGATGATAACGAGTGGATGCCCAATGTCGTTATGATGGCTAAAAATGCTTTGGTGTGGCTTTATCAGCTTAGCCAAAAATATGATAAAAAGCTTACCAAATTAGAAGACATTCCGGAGGCCGAGCTTAAGCTGCTGGCCGAGCGCGGCTTTAATGCCCTGTGGTTAATTGGTTTATGGCAGCGCAGCCATGCCAGTAAACATATTAAGCAGCTTATGGGGAACACCGAAGCAGAAAGCAGTGCCTATAGCTTAGATGGTTACCAAATAGCCGACAACTTAGGCGGCCAGCCATCGCTTGATAAATTACGGGCCAAAGCCAATAAATATGGTATACGGCTGGCCAGCGATATGGTGCCTAACCACACGGCGATGGATAGTTGGTGGGTGCTAGAGCGGCCCGATTATTTTATCCAAACCAGCTATATCCCTTTTCCTACTTATACTTTTAATGGCCCTAATCTCTCCACCAAAGAGCATTTAGGAGTTTACCTAGAAGACCATTACTATAGCAAAAGCGATGCCAGCGTGGTTTTTAAGCGGGTAGATTTTAGAACCGGCGATACCCGCTATATCTATCACGGTAACGATGGTACGGCAACCCCGTGGAACGATACCGCTCAGCTTGATTTTTTAAAGCCAGAGGTACGTGAAGCCGTTATCCAAGAAATTTTACACGTGGCGCGTAATTTTTCTATCATTAGGTTTGATGCGGCGATGGTGTTGGTGAAAAGGCACATCGAAAGATTGTGGTATCCGCAGCCCGGACGGGGCGGCGATATTGCCAGCCGCAGCGATTTTAGCTTAACTAACGAAGAGTTTAACCGACTTATCCCACATGAATTTTGGCGTGAAGTGGTGGACCGTATCGCCGTAGAATTGCCCGAAACTTTACTATTGGCCGAAGCCTTTTGGATGTTGGAGGGTTACTTTGTACGCACGCTTGGTATGCACCGTGTTTATAACAGCGCCTTTATGAATATGTTAATGAAAGAAGAAAACGGCAAATACCGCGAAACCATTACCAACACCTTAGCTTTTGACAGCGAAATTATTAAACGTTTTGTCAACTTTATGAGTAACCCCGATGAAGAGCCGGCGGCCGAGCAATTTGGCAAAGGCCGTAAATACTTTGGTATTTGCGCTATGATGGCTACTATGCCGGGTTTACCGATGTTTGGGCACGGCCAACTGGAAGGCTGGTACGAAAAATATGGTATGGAGTACAGCCGCAGCTACTACGATGAACCCGTTGATGAAGGATTTTTGGCTTGCCACGAATACGAAATTTTCCCGCTGTTACGTAAACGCTACCGCTTTAGCGGCAGCGAGCACTTTAGACTATATAATTTTTACAGTGATGGCCACCTTAACCATAATGTTTTTGCTTATAGTAACCGCAGCGGCAGCGAATGCACTTTGGTGCTGTATAATAACTGCGGTTATCCTACCTCCGGTACATTAAAAGAGAGCGAACCTTTTACCGTTAAAATTAACGGTGAAAAACACCATCACCGTCAAACTTTAGGCAGCAGCTTAGCTTTACATAACGAATGGTCTTATTTTGTGGTGGCCCAAGAGCAGCGCAGCGGGCTGTGGTACATTTACCGCAGCTGCGATATAGTAAATAACGGTTTTTTTGCAATGTTAGATGGCTACGAATACCAAGTTTTTTGGGAGATTAACGAACTTTACGATAGCGATGGTATGCTGGCGGTTATTCATAGTGAGTTAGGAGGTAAGGGTTGTCAAGATTTTTACATTTTTTTACAAGAACGCCGCTTAGCGCCGCTTTATCAAGCTACCGGTTATTTGGTTAGACAGCAGCAAAATATTTTACACGATTTAATAACTTTATTTTATGCTACCAGCGGTGATGCACAACAAGCTAAAGCTAACCTAGAGCAAATGTACAGCGAAGCCGCCGCCTTTTTAGGCGAAATAAAACCGGATAGTTTAAGTTACGGCGAGCTGATTGACGATTTTGCCGCTTTTGGTAAAGCAGTGGCTCAGCATAAAACTTTAAATGAGCAATTTAGCAGCTTAAATAATGTGGCTTTGCTGGCTACTTTACTCAGTTTTAAATTTGCCGCCGCTTTATACCCAGATAAAGCGGTAATTTTTGACGACTGGTTAATGAGCCGCCGTTTTGCCGGCCAATGGCAAGTGCTTGGTTTAAATTATGGTAAGTTAGCGGCCATCATAAGGGCTTTAACCGATTTTGATGAGGTAGATGAAGATATATTTTTAGCCATTTTACATAACAAGCCGCTAGCAGCCGCCTGCGGAGTAAACAAATTTGAGGGTGTATGGTGGTTTAACGGTGAGCAAATGAGCCGGCTGTTAAAGTATTGGCAACTGGCTAATTTATTTAAAAATTATGTAGTTACTAAAGATGTAACTAAAGCGATGAGCTTAACAAAAAAAAGTTATGATAAAATAATTAAAGCTGTAGAAAGCAGTAACTATAAAGCAGAGGAGCTAATAAAAATGCTTAAAGGCAGAGTAAAAAAATGAACATAATTGTAGGACATGGCCAAATGGATTTAGACAGCTTGGGTAGTTTAGTATTAGCTAGTCTGCTTTTTCCAGAATATCGGGCGGTACGTAATAAATATTGCAACCCTACAGCACGTTGTGTTTATGACAAATATGAAAGCACTTTAAACTTTTTAAAACTTAAAGAGTTAAAGGGTAAAAAAATTGATAAAATGATTGTGGTAGACACACGTAAAAATGAGCGTATAAAAGAAATATACGATGTAATAGATGGTGCCGTTGAGCAAGTTGAGGTTTATGACCATCACAAAGGTGTCGAATGTGATATACCGGGGGCCATAGAATATTTTGATGATACCGGCGCTAATACCAGCATTTTGGCTTTAGAGGCTAAAGGTAAAAAAATAAAAATTCCGCCCGAGTTAGCAACTATTGCTTTAGCGGGCATTTATGCCGATACCGGGCGGTTTACTTATAATAATTTAACCATTAAAGATTTTGAGGCATCAGCTTATCTTTTAGAGTGTGGGGCCGATAATCAATTAGCTGATAAATATTTAACCCTTACTAGTGAAGATAAAACGGACAAGCTTATCCAAAAAATATCGAAGCAGGTAGAAAAGCGAGATATTTTTGGGGATATAATTGCTTTTTTTTGTGAAGAGTTACCGGAGCAGCAAAGCGGTTTAAATTATGTAGTAGAGCAAGTTTTTAAATTAGAAAAAAAAGCTGATGCCATTTATGGGTTTTTTAGCTTTAAAAAAGGGAAAGATGTGCTCATTATTAGCCGTAGCCGCAA
Encoded here:
- a CDS encoding S41 family peptidase, which gives rise to MKIRNTNILWLAFSSLLVVVIIFLTVELYSNRQGYFSRNFGMAEEATFGSARIERVYRTILSDFITEVDADELARVAISAMLNSLGDPYSFFLAESLATQYNDLVTGEFGGLGITITKNTDGYVYVASTVSGAPAARAGIMTGDYITAVNGEDIRPLTSDEAVRRLRGPQGTSVTINVLRGEIRFELSIVREIIEIESVQSALIGDDNEIGYVNILTFTPRTPDAMRTAVTRLSSEGARAFIFDVRSNGGGSYEAVVSMANDLLDSGTIVSIQARNSRHNRVEQANSRTIIDVNVPIVVLINEGSASASEIFAGALQDNNRATIIGNTSFGKAQVQSLFPLVNDFSQSFKITTAFYYTPGGVNIDNEGISPDIYIEGIYWNDEAQNNYVALMLSEQLAYFRTLGRLATVSELDGLVAVMQAEGNILPPIFIKKVASEVAALSMQDNRPIFFLEFDEALQKAVGFLEKIIVNN
- a CDS encoding WecB/TagA/CpsF family glycosyltransferase encodes the protein MDNSVVKRITLLGVPIDLVQREAMPKVVLSLLVNEQSNKIVFLNLPKLLAARGNAEFKTQLNEAALVLPVSKSLTHGIKLLYNFKAERYLPYDYIITLLTLLEQKRKSVYLLGGSSKVLQKADKNLRSSYPHLLFVGRYKGYFKKQELGLITEAIRKASPTLLITARGLKGKEQFIFQQQHSFKPGICLYLPDFFDVVAGKKAKPNREAFHKGSDWLGKLIKNPLRVMYIFILLRYQLLLVYYRLAKKEG
- a CDS encoding FxsA family protein codes for the protein MFALRFLAYWTSLSATRGYLNQCLAFSFISLGNLLAFIYFTNALGLIPNLVLLLLLNFILYLLLAIRLKLLTRKVKQSYKKGDYPSKAFFSLTAVLIAGLFLIIPGIASFVLALLIVILERPLGKLFSHLFKIDWKDVYEYLKLGKSVDD
- a CDS encoding alpha-amylase family glycosyl hydrolase yields the protein MAANKQKDNPVSEREFLITTKCYRHYNLKQSFTSAIMLNNHQAVKEFTQAINSYKNKEQSYQASSINAISLIDDIFNYLIYFYLKQNASSLQQLNHELSRLLPTYSSQLSSFVSELSPYEVLNGIQPQLYLSEDEAAEQMLAELVINHLTVINPACQPYNELFYSPLAKKQSNRLLITLFSQLNDINIDEENSLNLINALKKPAQLYPYSLYEQLNYLYKIYGHILPEGLLKRLLRGLDFIKEESKAFSGHFSGGDVNMEALNYGGSYYEAENFTDDNEWMPNVVMMAKNALVWLYQLSQKYDKKLTKLEDIPEAELKLLAERGFNALWLIGLWQRSHASKHIKQLMGNTEAESSAYSLDGYQIADNLGGQPSLDKLRAKANKYGIRLASDMVPNHTAMDSWWVLERPDYFIQTSYIPFPTYTFNGPNLSTKEHLGVYLEDHYYSKSDASVVFKRVDFRTGDTRYIYHGNDGTATPWNDTAQLDFLKPEVREAVIQEILHVARNFSIIRFDAAMVLVKRHIERLWYPQPGRGGDIASRSDFSLTNEEFNRLIPHEFWREVVDRIAVELPETLLLAEAFWMLEGYFVRTLGMHRVYNSAFMNMLMKEENGKYRETITNTLAFDSEIIKRFVNFMSNPDEEPAAEQFGKGRKYFGICAMMATMPGLPMFGHGQLEGWYEKYGMEYSRSYYDEPVDEGFLACHEYEIFPLLRKRYRFSGSEHFRLYNFYSDGHLNHNVFAYSNRSGSECTLVLYNNCGYPTSGTLKESEPFTVKINGEKHHHRQTLGSSLALHNEWSYFVVAQEQRSGLWYIYRSCDIVNNGFFAMLDGYEYQVFWEINELYDSDGMLAVIHSELGGKGCQDFYIFLQERRLAPLYQATGYLVRQQQNILHDLITLFYATSGDAQQAKANLEQMYSEAAAFLGEIKPDSLSYGELIDDFAAFGKAVAQHKTLNEQFSSLNNVALLATLLSFKFAAALYPDKAVIFDDWLMSRRFAGQWQVLGLNYGKLAAIIRALTDFDEVDEDIFLAILHNKPLAAACGVNKFEGVWWFNGEQMSRLLKYWQLANLFKNYVVTKDVTKAMSLTKKSYDKIIKAVESSNYKAEELIKMLKGRVKK
- a CDS encoding DHH family phosphoesterase — its product is MNIIVGHGQMDLDSLGSLVLASLLFPEYRAVRNKYCNPTARCVYDKYESTLNFLKLKELKGKKIDKMIVVDTRKNERIKEIYDVIDGAVEQVEVYDHHKGVECDIPGAIEYFDDTGANTSILALEAKGKKIKIPPELATIALAGIYADTGRFTYNNLTIKDFEASAYLLECGADNQLADKYLTLTSEDKTDKLIQKISKQVEKRDIFGDIIAFFCEELPEQQSGLNYVVEQVFKLEKKADAIYGFFSFKKGKDVLIISRSR